The Caulifigura coniformis genome includes a region encoding these proteins:
- a CDS encoding type II toxin-antitoxin system RelE/ParE family toxin, whose amino-acid sequence MIRFHRHARTELNAAKSWYRFQSADAAFRLACDIDLALESVVSSPEACDLVDDDFRRIHLRKFPYHIIFKVTRPGDFLVLAVAHDRRRPDYWRRRVRA is encoded by the coding sequence GTGATCAGGTTCCACCGCCATGCCCGGACGGAATTGAACGCGGCAAAGTCGTGGTATCGTTTTCAGTCGGCGGACGCCGCGTTTCGCCTGGCCTGTGACATCGACCTGGCACTCGAGTCTGTCGTTTCGTCGCCCGAAGCATGCGATCTGGTCGACGATGACTTTCGCCGAATCCATCTGCGAAAGTTTCCCTATCACATCATCTTCAAGGTGACGCGGCCGGGAGATTTTCTCGTGCTGGCGGTCGCGCATGATCGGCGGCGGCCGGATTACTGGCGGCGGCGGGTTCGGGCGTGA
- the rny gene encoding ribonuclease Y, which translates to MQQAWPFIALLIGGAIGFFFDRLRQGAAFKSREQLLVDARREADAIAKQAELDAKEALLKRKELQDRELQSTRDQLRNSERALDKREATLNEVHEDIRKKEKMLQTTQQRLAEKAKGVETREKELERIIREEQEELHKISGLTRDVAAERLLKRVEQDLQNETGSLIRKHEQELKSNSERLAREIIGMAVQRYASTHVAETTVSTVDIPSDEMKGRIIGREGRNIRAFELATGVDVIVDDTPGVVVVSAFDTVRREVAKLSLQKLIQDGRIHPQRIEDVVKETTKEMDARILEFGKAAAEEAEVPGLHEKILQFMGRLNFRVSYSQNVLRHSIEVAHLTGMMAEQLGLDAAMGRRCGFLHDIGKAADHEMEGGHPAIGADILKRYGQGVEAVHAAAGHHDDIRPEFIYTVLTAAADACSASRPGSRRETLERYIKRLEDLEAVAYGFPGVSQVYAVQAGREVRVIVDPKNITDRGSAKLARDIAQQIEQTMTYPGEVKVVVMRETRAVGVAK; encoded by the coding sequence ATGCAACAAGCCTGGCCGTTTATCGCCCTCCTGATCGGCGGGGCGATCGGATTCTTCTTCGATCGGCTCCGACAGGGAGCGGCGTTCAAATCGCGAGAACAACTTCTGGTCGATGCGCGGCGTGAGGCCGACGCCATCGCGAAGCAGGCGGAACTCGACGCCAAGGAAGCGCTGCTCAAGCGGAAGGAACTGCAGGACCGGGAACTGCAGTCGACGCGCGACCAGCTGCGGAACTCCGAACGGGCGCTCGACAAGCGCGAGGCGACGCTGAACGAGGTTCACGAGGACATCCGCAAGAAGGAAAAGATGCTGCAGACGACGCAGCAGCGCCTGGCCGAGAAGGCGAAGGGGGTCGAAACACGTGAGAAAGAGCTGGAGCGGATCATCCGCGAGGAACAGGAAGAACTGCACAAGATCAGCGGGCTGACACGCGACGTTGCGGCGGAGCGTCTGCTCAAGCGTGTCGAACAGGACCTGCAGAACGAAACGGGGAGCCTGATCCGGAAGCACGAGCAGGAACTGAAGTCGAACTCGGAGCGGCTGGCCCGCGAGATCATCGGGATGGCGGTGCAGAGGTACGCCTCGACGCATGTGGCCGAGACGACGGTGTCGACGGTCGACATTCCGAGCGACGAAATGAAGGGGCGGATCATCGGCCGCGAAGGCCGCAACATCCGGGCGTTCGAACTGGCGACGGGCGTGGACGTGATTGTCGACGACACCCCGGGCGTGGTGGTGGTGTCGGCGTTCGACACGGTGCGCCGCGAAGTGGCGAAGCTGTCGCTGCAGAAGCTGATTCAGGACGGCCGCATCCATCCGCAGCGGATCGAAGACGTCGTGAAGGAAACGACGAAGGAGATGGACGCGCGGATCCTGGAATTCGGGAAGGCCGCGGCGGAAGAAGCCGAGGTGCCGGGGCTGCACGAGAAGATCCTGCAGTTCATGGGACGGCTGAACTTCCGCGTGAGCTACAGCCAGAACGTGCTGCGGCATTCGATCGAAGTGGCGCATCTCACAGGGATGATGGCCGAGCAGCTGGGCCTGGATGCGGCGATGGGGCGTCGCTGCGGGTTCCTGCACGACATCGGCAAGGCGGCGGACCATGAAATGGAAGGGGGCCATCCGGCGATCGGAGCGGATATCCTCAAGCGGTACGGGCAGGGGGTGGAAGCGGTCCATGCGGCGGCGGGACACCATGACGACATTCGTCCCGAATTCATTTACACGGTGCTGACGGCCGCGGCGGATGCGTGTTCGGCATCGCGGCCGGGAAGTCGCCGGGAGACTCTGGAGCGGTACATCAAGCGCCTGGAAGACCTGGAGGCGGTGGCCTATGGATTTCCGGGAGTCAGCCAGGTGTACGCGGTGCAGGCGGGCCGCGAAGTGCGCGTCATCGTCGATCCGAAGAACATCACCGACCGGGGATCGGCCAAGCTGGCGCGGGACATCGCCCAGCAGATCGAGCAGACGATGACCTATCCGGGCGAAGTGAAGGTCGTGGTGATGCGCGAGACGAGGGCAGTGGGCGTGGCGAAGTAG